GCCTGTGACCCGCCCCACCGATCCCGCACCGACGCTGCCGGTCGACCCCGATTCCGTTCCCCGCGAGCCGGGGCCGCTGCATGTGCGCCCCTCGGCCATCGCCGCCGTCGCCGCAGGTGGGCTGCTCGGCGCGCCGCTGCGCTACGGACTGGGCGTCGCGTTCCCCACCTCGGCCGGACAATTCCCGTGGACGACGTTCGCGATCAACATCGCCGGCGCCCTGCTGTTGGGATTGTTGCTCGAAGCCCTCACCCGCCTCGGTGAAGACGCCGGGTGGCTCCGGCGGGTGCGGTTGTGTGTCGGCACCGGTGTGCTCGGCTCGTTCACCACCTACAGCACCCTCGCCGTGGACACCGATCTGCTTCTCCGTGATCACCACCTGTGGTCCGCGGTTCTCTACGCGGTGGCCAGTGTGGCGGTCGGTCTCCTCACAACCGCCGCCGGAATCGCGGCCGGGGCACGGATCCAGACCCAACTCAAGGAGGACGGGCGGTGATCACACTGTGGATTGCACTCGCCGGTAGCGCCGGCGCGGTGAGCCGGTTCGTTCTCGACGGGGCGATCCGAACCCGGCGTAGTGCCGAATTCCCCTGGGCCACAGTGATCATCAACATCACCGGCTCCTTGATCCTGGGACTGGTCACCGGAGCCGTCCTCTTCCACGGCGCCTCGCGCGAGCTGCAGTTGATCGTCGGAGTCGGGTTCTGCGGCGGGTACACCACCTTCAGCACGGCAAGTTTCGAAACGGTGCGGCTGATTCAACGCCAACGCTATTGGCCCGCTTTCGGTAATGCGGTCGGGACTCTGGCCCTGACCGTGACGGCCGGCGCCGCAGGTCTCGCGTTGGCGGGACTGTGAGGAGAACACGATGAGCAAAGACGCACGTCACCGGTTCACCGAGAACTTGAGGTCACTCGAACCGCTGCATATCGACGGGCC
The Rhodococcus qingshengii JCM 15477 genome window above contains:
- a CDS encoding FluC/FEX family fluoride channel, with amino-acid sequence MAPSHRGRTVPVTRPTDPAPTLPVDPDSVPREPGPLHVRPSAIAAVAAGGLLGAPLRYGLGVAFPTSAGQFPWTTFAINIAGALLLGLLLEALTRLGEDAGWLRRVRLCVGTGVLGSFTTYSTLAVDTDLLLRDHHLWSAVLYAVASVAVGLLTTAAGIAAGARIQTQLKEDGR
- the crcB gene encoding fluoride efflux transporter CrcB gives rise to the protein MITLWIALAGSAGAVSRFVLDGAIRTRRSAEFPWATVIINITGSLILGLVTGAVLFHGASRELQLIVGVGFCGGYTTFSTASFETVRLIQRQRYWPAFGNAVGTLALTVTAGAAGLALAGL